Proteins from a genomic interval of Lolium perenne isolate Kyuss_39 chromosome 1, Kyuss_2.0, whole genome shotgun sequence:
- the LOC127299069 gene encoding uncharacterized protein isoform X2, giving the protein MGSSKASMADVIGDNDLLHEILLRLGLPAFLVRAADPKFLRRFRDRHPPSLLGFYVHDARYRRQQFVPVVSEAPQLHAAVSDPSAGLPVDCRNGRLLLKVVGESTTGHYLVRRPMCPTQGVIPILPPPQLPVDWAPTPPQLRCKSACLLSRDSSDSIVFVYLLLGGSRKLSVQVYVLQSGGVWGEVIVAQGELHALSRDVWVEMVAHGKLYMASDNGCIHGLDFAAPRPQFFTIKLPNEVGDNNYELSSGDDGGFFLIHGERFQLSVWHHA; this is encoded by the coding sequence ATGGGAAGTAGCAAGGCCTCGATGGCAGATGTCATCGGCGACAACGACCTGCTCCACGAGATCctgctccgcctcggcctccccGCCTTTCTTGTCCGCGCCGCCGACCCCAAATTCCTCCGCCGATTCCGCGACCGCCACCCGCCCAGCCTCCTCGGGTTCTACGTCCACGACGCCCGCTACCGGCGCCAGCAGTTCGTGCCCGTCGTCTCGGAAGCCCCACAGCTCCACGCCGCCGTCAGCGATCCCTCCGCAGGACTGCCCGTCGACTGCCGAAACGGCCGACTCCTCCTGAAGGTCGTCGGGGAATCCACCACCGGCCACTACCTCGTGCGCAGGCCGATGTGCCCGACGCAAGGCGTCATCCCTATCCTGCCGCCTCCGCAACTGCCTGTTGACTGGGCACCTACGCCCCCGCAGCTCCGCTGTAAAAGTGCATGCTTGCTGTCCAGGGACAGCAGCGACAGCATTGTCTTCGTGTACCTGCTACTCGGCGGCAGCCGGAAGTTATCGGTGCAAGTGTATGTCCTGCAATCTGGTGGAGTCTGGGGTGAAGTGATCGTGGCACAAGGAGAGCTCCATGCACTATCAAGGGATGTTTGGGTAGAGATGGTTGCCCATGGCAAGCTCTACATGGCTTCTGACAATGGATGCATTCATGGGTTGGACTTTGCTGCTCCACGTCCACAATTCTTCACCATAAAGCTCCCAAATGAAGTCGGCGACAACAACTACGAGCTCTCATCTGGAGATGATGGTGGGTTCTTTCTCATCCATGGAGAGCGGTTTCAGCTTAGTGTCTGGCACCATGCATGA
- the LOC127299069 gene encoding uncharacterized protein isoform X1, whose product MGDTEAAMAAVVGVDDLLREILLRLDFPAFLVRAALISKRWLGLAADPAFLRRFRERHPPRLLGFYFHDACSPRPQFVPVSEAPELHTAVSRAGFDDCDPSVGPFGCRNGRLLLKPDQFAHGKYVVRSPLCPMRGLVPVSPPPLPEYLRGYGYSECFLSRDSSDGIVFVYLVLIDRKLSLQVSVLQSGSWGECILAEGQQLPLRFHNVWMEMVAHGKLYMRTDSAYIYMLDFVAPCPRFVTIKLPNEVRGNYKLSSADDGGFFLIHGEGFQLSLWHHETDDNGQDNWELVDRFCVRVAHDRCEEILVLGVGDNAEFVFLGLQESRSIICVNPRGRKETVYKVKVGLFWYVSVFPFMTVWPPIFPALKEEDDHDE is encoded by the coding sequence ATGGGAGACactgaggcagcgatggcggcggTGGTTGGCGTCGACGACCTGCTCCGAGAGATCTTGCTCCGCCTCGATTTCCCGGCCTTTCTAGTACGCGCAGCGCTCATCTCCAAGCGGTGGCTCGGCCTCGCCGCCGACCCCGCATTCCTCCGCCGATTCCGCGAGCGCCACCCGCCCCGCCTCCTCGGCTTCTATTTCCACGATGCCTGCTCCCCGCGCCCGCAGTTCGTGCCCGTCTCGGAAGCCCCGGAGCTCCACACCGCCGTCAGCCGCGCCGGCTTTGACGACTGCGATCCCTCTGTAGGACCCTTCGGttgccgcaacggccgcctcctcCTCAAGCCCGACCAGTTTGCCCACGGCAAATACGTCGTCCGCAGCCCGCTGTGCCCAATGCGAGGCTTGGTCCCCGTCTCGCCGCCCCCGCTACCTGAATACCTAAGGGGCTACGGTTATAGTGAATGCTTCCTGTCCAGGGACAGCAGCGACGGCATTGTCTTCGTGTACCTGGTGCTCATCGATCGAAAGCTATCCCTGCAAGTGTCTGTCCTGCAATCTGGTTCTTGGGGTGAATGCATCTTGGCAGAAGGACAACAACTCCCTTTGCGATTTCACAATGTTTGGATGGAGATGGTTGCCCATGGCAAGCTCTACATGCGTACTGACAGTGCCTACATTTATATGTTGGACTTTGTTGCTCCATGTCCACGATTCGTCACTATAAAGCTCCCGAACGAAGTCCGTGGAAACTACAAACTCTCGTCCGCTGATGATGGTGGGTTCTTTCTCATCCATGGAGAGGGGTTTCAGCTTAGCCTTTGGCACCATGAGACTGATGACAATGGTCAAGACAATTGGGAACTTGTGGACAGATTTTGTGTGCGTGTGGCACATGATCGTTGTGAGGAAATTTTGGTGCTTGGGGTCGGGGACAATGCTGAATTTGTGTTCTTGGGGCTGCAGGAAAGTAGGTCTATCATTTGTGTGAATCCGAGGGGCAGGAAGGAGACAGTATATAAGGTGAAAGTGGGCTTATTTTGGTATGTAAGTGTCTTTCCCTTTATGACTGTCTGGCCTCCCATCTTTCCAGCTctgaaggaagaagatgaccatGACGAATGA
- the LOC127299068 gene encoding uncharacterized protein isoform X3, whose protein sequence is MGFLWRKTNDLCLLSISSHKVKVQLLLACSSRAVIMDTTTKAAFMNSKLLALASSGSYVKLRYLLDWQDIEADGLTLLEGVTAEGDTALHVVAAYGQGSTFLPRYKKLISSNEKDTLHTQEHYAEREAFDAIYGDGENFLESAKIIYEKAKHLLLKPNKEGDTPLHCAARSGKRSMVSCLIDLAEDDKLELLRKENKNRETTLHEAVRVGNKDIVKLLLEKDSELANIPEDAASPLYLAIVLKHDSITEMIYSNSDKKKLSYSGQNGQNALHAAILRDEGTYNGHT, encoded by the exons ATGGGGTTCCTTTGGAGAAAAACCAACGACTTGTGCCTCCTCTCTATTTCATCTCACAAAGTGAAG GTACAACTTCTCCTAGCTTGTAGCTCGCGGGCAGTGATCATGGACACCACCACGAAAGCAGCCTTCATGAATTCTAAGCTGCTAGCACTTGCGTCATCTGGCTCTTATGTGAAACTAAGATACCTTCTTGACTGGCAAGACATAGAAGCCGATGGATTGACGCTCCTGGAGGGAGTAACAGCTGAAGGTGACACTGCACTCCATGTGGTGGCTGCATATGGCCAGGGTTCTACCTTCTTGCCCAGGTACAAAAAATTAATTAGTTCCAATGAGAAAGACACGCTTCATACCCAAGAACATTATGCTGAACGCGAAGCATTCGATGCCATATATGGCGATGGTGAGAATTTCCTGGAGAGTGCTAAGATCATCTACGAGAAAGCGAAGCACCTCCTCCTCAAGCCGAACAAGGAGGGTGACACGCCTCTGCATTGCGCTGCACGGTCAGGGAAACGTAGCATGGTCTCTTGTCTCATTGATCTCGCTGAGGACGACAAGTTGGAACTTCTGCGGAAAGAAAACAAGAACAGGGAAACAACCTTGCATGAGGCTGTCCGCGTTGGGAACAAAGATATAGTTAAGCTGCTACTGGAGAAGGACTCGGAATTGGCCAATATTCCTGAGGACGCCGCATCACCTCTGTACCTAGCCATAGTGCTAAAACATGATTCAATCACGGAGATGATCTATAGTAACAGTGATAAGAAGAAGCTTTCCTACTCGGGACAAAATGGGCAAAATGCATTGCATGCTGCCATTCTCCGAGACGAAG GCACTTATAACGGCCACACATAG